In Rhizobium sp. CIAT894, the following are encoded in one genomic region:
- a CDS encoding aminotransferase class IV — MSNKLVWPAPTSDVPDRSEESAFQKGSAYVDGKIIPIEEAKVPLLDWGFLRSDACQDTVSVWDGSFFRLTDHLDRFERSVQRLRMDTAPVTRSNIHRIVHKLVAVCGFRDAYVQIIMTRGRPPIGSRDLRLCSNSFQAFCVPYMWIANPEKQEIGMAVHVSRRVRIPPQSVDPLVKHYHWLDFEMGLFEAYENGADTVVLTDLDGNITEGPGFNVFAVIDGVLRTPSFGMLDGMTRRTVMELCNELNLDVTQETISLERLLIASEIFLTTTAGGIIPVSSVNGTGIGFGSVGEQTRRIHRSYWDKRSSGWYGEPVAYAQKALLEP, encoded by the coding sequence GTGAGCAATAAGCTTGTTTGGCCAGCCCCCACCTCGGATGTGCCCGATCGCAGCGAGGAATCCGCCTTTCAGAAAGGCTCCGCCTATGTCGATGGAAAAATTATACCAATCGAAGAGGCGAAGGTGCCACTTTTAGACTGGGGCTTTCTGCGTTCGGACGCATGTCAGGACACAGTGTCGGTGTGGGATGGCAGCTTTTTCCGTTTGACTGACCACCTGGATCGATTTGAGCGATCTGTCCAGCGCCTTCGGATGGATACAGCTCCGGTTACAAGAAGCAATATCCACCGGATAGTCCACAAACTCGTTGCCGTGTGCGGTTTCCGTGATGCTTACGTTCAAATCATCATGACCCGCGGGCGGCCCCCGATCGGTAGTCGCGATCTTCGTTTATGCTCGAACAGCTTCCAGGCATTCTGCGTACCGTACATGTGGATCGCGAACCCCGAAAAGCAGGAAATTGGCATGGCAGTGCACGTCAGCCGGCGCGTCCGAATTCCACCTCAGTCCGTCGATCCGTTGGTGAAGCATTACCATTGGCTCGACTTTGAGATGGGCTTGTTCGAAGCTTACGAGAACGGTGCCGATACGGTGGTTCTCACTGATCTCGATGGCAATATCACAGAGGGGCCCGGCTTCAACGTTTTCGCGGTGATCGACGGAGTTCTGAGGACCCCTTCTTTCGGCATGCTGGATGGAATGACCAGGAGGACAGTTATGGAACTGTGCAACGAGCTGAATCTCGATGTCACGCAAGAGACCATTTCTTTGGAGCGGCTTCTAATCGCCTCGGAAATCTTCCTTACGACGACCGCAGGCGGGATTATCCCGGTCTCTTCGGTGAACGGAACCGGAATCGGTTTCGGCTCAGTGGGTGAACAAACTCGCCGCATTCACCGGTCATACTGGGATAAGCGAAGCAGCGGATGGTATGGCGAGCCTGTCGCCTACGCCCAAAAAGCTCTCTTGGAGCCCTAG
- a CDS encoding MFS transporter, with protein sequence MAAWQMKPAGRLLVAANVVDRLISLVLIICGHCTFLLNGTPKLEALEKQSTLRQFVSSPLYLGAAIAMFLSGIGMSAAAPQIVLFLLRELNAPIAAAGLFYLTNLAAPIAGYAIGSFSDRTGDRLGLFRICALLGSIGWAGIALSISSWMPFVINAAVLAFSGAAASQLFAAIHDDIQARETVASDDIVSIVRMALTAGWVVGPVVGTWITAQFGIRAMLWFTALCFLLQIAPLGTLATPSLEKGFGTTARPLRQRNLKEMLPLLGFTGLFVLVYAGESIKYGFLLLYMDEGLGLDAATRGAVIGIQPLVELLIMPFAVLLARKIGMLWLMCGAAILGVLANICFAAWSSAMGMFAGQILMGGVWGVFAALGIIAAQRLLPTAVATASAIFMSSTALSSALGGAAGGLGVAQFGLPHVFLLPAVFSAVAVIGLACMARSMKLP encoded by the coding sequence GTGGCAGCCTGGCAGATGAAGCCGGCAGGCCGGTTACTGGTTGCCGCCAATGTTGTCGACCGGTTGATTTCTCTAGTGCTCATCATCTGCGGTCACTGCACCTTTCTCTTGAACGGAACGCCAAAATTGGAAGCCCTCGAAAAACAATCCACACTCAGGCAGTTCGTTTCGTCTCCCCTCTATCTAGGCGCAGCAATCGCCATGTTCCTGTCTGGCATCGGGATGTCGGCCGCAGCCCCGCAAATTGTTTTGTTCCTCCTGAGAGAACTTAATGCGCCGATTGCCGCTGCAGGCCTCTTCTACTTGACCAACTTGGCAGCACCTATTGCCGGTTATGCGATCGGAAGCTTCTCCGATCGAACAGGTGACCGGCTTGGGCTTTTTCGCATATGCGCCCTTTTAGGTTCCATCGGCTGGGCCGGGATCGCGCTCTCGATCAGCAGTTGGATGCCCTTTGTGATCAATGCTGCCGTGCTGGCATTTTCAGGAGCAGCCGCCTCGCAGCTTTTTGCTGCGATTCATGACGACATCCAAGCCAGGGAGACGGTGGCGAGTGACGACATTGTTTCCATCGTGCGTATGGCGCTCACTGCCGGCTGGGTTGTCGGTCCCGTGGTGGGGACGTGGATAACCGCGCAGTTCGGAATTCGCGCCATGCTATGGTTTACCGCCTTGTGCTTTCTCCTTCAAATTGCCCCTTTAGGCACACTCGCCACCCCGTCGCTGGAAAAAGGGTTTGGAACAACGGCAAGGCCACTTCGCCAGCGAAATCTAAAGGAGATGCTCCCTCTCCTGGGTTTCACTGGTCTCTTCGTCCTCGTCTACGCGGGAGAGTCGATCAAATATGGCTTCCTTCTGTTGTATATGGACGAGGGCCTTGGTCTTGATGCTGCTACACGCGGGGCTGTCATCGGAATTCAGCCTCTTGTAGAGCTGTTGATTATGCCATTTGCCGTCCTCCTCGCACGTAAAATAGGTATGCTTTGGCTAATGTGTGGCGCTGCGATCCTTGGAGTTCTCGCCAACATCTGTTTTGCGGCTTGGAGCAGCGCTATGGGTATGTTCGCCGGGCAAATCCTCATGGGCGGCGTGTGGGGCGTATTTGCTGCATTGGGAATTATTGCCGCGCAACGATTGCTTCCAACGGCTGTGGCAACGGCGTCAGCCATCTTCATGAGTTCTACCGCGCTCAGCAGCGCGCTTGGCGGAGCCGCAGGCGGATTGGGTGTTGCCCAGTTTGGTCTTCCACATGTGTTTCTCTTGCCCGCGGTCTTTTCCGCTGTGGCCGTTATAGGGCTGGCGTGCATGGCGAGGTCTATGAAGCTCCCATAG
- a CDS encoding sugar phosphate isomerase/epimerase yields MTGKVIALQLYSVRSLGPLEEQLAATAGAGFKAVELLEEHLAEPRVLKAMLDAHHLLAPSAHVSYPALRNGLVRLIDVCERCQIKHLFVPGVAFDASRSSARGWRFMGSELAHLAERLHGAGIGLGYHNMRQDFLPLADGRIGFEILMAAARGSPLKWQADIAWMNRAGINPADWLKRYRGILVSAHIKDAAPIGTHEDEDGWSDVGGGTMLWPSLWKTATECGAWLLVVEHDNPRQPLEFAKRSLSYLNRFNT; encoded by the coding sequence ATGACAGGAAAAGTTATAGCGCTGCAGCTGTATTCGGTTCGGTCACTAGGCCCGCTCGAAGAGCAGTTGGCTGCGACTGCTGGGGCGGGTTTCAAGGCCGTCGAACTCTTGGAAGAGCATTTGGCTGAGCCCCGGGTGCTAAAAGCCATGCTGGACGCACACCATCTGTTGGCGCCGTCCGCCCATGTGAGTTATCCGGCATTGCGGAATGGTCTCGTGCGGTTGATTGACGTATGTGAACGGTGCCAGATCAAACATTTATTTGTCCCAGGCGTTGCGTTTGATGCGTCAAGGAGTAGCGCCCGTGGCTGGCGCTTTATGGGATCTGAATTGGCTCATTTAGCTGAGAGATTGCACGGTGCCGGGATCGGACTTGGCTATCACAATATGCGCCAAGACTTTTTGCCCCTCGCGGATGGGCGCATTGGCTTCGAGATCTTGATGGCGGCCGCCCGAGGAAGCCCATTGAAGTGGCAGGCGGATATTGCCTGGATGAACCGAGCGGGAATCAACCCGGCAGATTGGTTGAAAAGATATCGGGGCATCCTCGTATCGGCTCACATCAAGGACGCGGCGCCCATTGGAACTCACGAGGACGAAGACGGATGGTCTGATGTTGGTGGTGGAACCATGCTATGGCCGTCGCTATGGAAGACAGCAACCGAGTGTGGCGCCTGGTTGCTCGTTGTTGAGCACGACAATCCGCGCCAACCACTGGAATTTGCCAAACGAAGCCTGAGCTACCTTAATCGATTCAACACTTGA
- a CDS encoding VOC family protein translates to MVLEYRIDHFSLLVKDLARSIVFYTDVFGFEVIDETSNEKIRWLKIGGNDTIHLSEGDTSTTSLKKDTHFALRVKDLDVFLTDMQNREIAYYDWPGNINTVGERFDGFRQVYIQDPDGYWIEVNNHAR, encoded by the coding sequence ATGGTCTTGGAATATCGGATTGATCACTTTTCGCTACTAGTCAAAGACCTGGCGCGAAGCATCGTATTCTATACTGACGTTTTTGGTTTTGAGGTCATTGATGAAACCAGCAATGAGAAGATCCGCTGGCTCAAGATCGGCGGCAACGACACAATCCACTTGAGCGAAGGCGATACATCGACCACTTCCCTCAAGAAGGACACCCACTTTGCCTTGCGCGTGAAGGACCTCGACGTATTTCTCACGGACATGCAAAACCGGGAGATCGCGTATTATGATTGGCCAGGGAATATCAACACGGTCGGCGAACGGTTCGACGGGTTTCGACAAGTCTATATTCAAGATCCCGACGGATACTGGATTGAGGTCAATAATCACGCTCGTTGA
- a CDS encoding HAD family phosphatase translates to MGPSSVVFDIGGVLIDWNPRYLYRKLLPDEESVETFLRDVCSNEWNQQFDAGHVFSKGIETLAAKHPEKAELISAFWGRWQEMLGGEVPGTADILRRLKREQIPVHAISNWSAETFPIATTLYPFLDLFDVLVVSGRERIIKPGQEIFQLFLERSGLAAKECIFIDDSAANIAAADKLGFHTVRFSTAEDLERRLVALGLLSQTGSRS, encoded by the coding sequence ATGGGACCGTCGTCTGTCGTTTTCGATATTGGGGGCGTTCTGATTGACTGGAACCCCCGCTACCTCTATCGCAAACTCCTGCCTGACGAGGAGAGCGTGGAAACTTTCCTTCGCGATGTCTGCAGCAACGAGTGGAACCAGCAGTTTGACGCCGGCCACGTCTTCTCCAAGGGAATAGAAACACTGGCCGCGAAGCATCCCGAAAAGGCTGAGCTCATCTCCGCGTTTTGGGGACGGTGGCAAGAAATGCTCGGTGGCGAGGTTCCCGGTACTGCCGATATCTTGCGGCGCCTGAAGCGTGAACAAATACCGGTCCACGCTATTTCAAATTGGTCGGCTGAGACGTTTCCGATCGCGACCACACTCTACCCCTTCCTTGACCTCTTCGATGTGCTTGTCGTCTCGGGCCGGGAAAGGATAATCAAGCCAGGACAGGAGATCTTCCAACTTTTCCTGGAGAGGTCCGGCCTTGCTGCAAAGGAATGCATCTTTATCGATGACAGCGCAGCAAACATCGCAGCCGCCGACAAGCTCGGCTTCCATACCGTCCGCTTCTCAACGGCCGAGGATCTTGAGAGGCGACTTGTCGCGCTCGGTCTGCTGTCGCAAACCGGTTCGCGCTCATGA
- a CDS encoding DeoR/GlpR family DNA-binding transcription regulator, translated as MKKRPETVPASSPEERQAILLERINQQGRVLATAIARELCVSEDSIRRDLKELVDAGLVQRFHGGAMRLSAPVLDFRRREVLDGPDKSAIGRAAAASIPDDVTIFVDSSTTVLHFLRNLPPSLQVRILTTSVDIAAAALDHPIADVTILGGGKLNRLTRSATGALAVEAVRSVRADICVLGTCGVDEKLTLRADDIEDAFLKAAMIKAAGRTLLLASHEKLGLNATYEVAPISTISTLYTTATNEPMISRIREAGVEVVEVGSKSDNFKGGK; from the coding sequence ATGAAGAAGAGACCCGAGACCGTGCCTGCGTCCTCTCCCGAAGAACGCCAGGCCATTCTGCTCGAGAGGATCAATCAGCAGGGCCGTGTGCTCGCGACAGCAATTGCCCGCGAACTCTGCGTTTCCGAAGATTCGATCCGGCGCGACTTGAAGGAACTCGTCGATGCGGGGTTGGTGCAGCGCTTCCACGGCGGCGCGATGCGTCTTTCCGCACCCGTCCTCGATTTCAGGCGGCGAGAAGTTTTGGATGGACCCGACAAATCAGCCATTGGGCGCGCGGCGGCTGCCAGCATTCCTGACGACGTCACAATTTTTGTCGATTCCAGCACGACCGTTCTCCATTTCTTGCGCAATCTGCCGCCGTCGTTGCAGGTAAGGATCCTGACGACGTCGGTCGACATCGCCGCCGCCGCACTCGACCATCCGATCGCCGACGTTACAATCCTCGGGGGCGGCAAACTCAACCGCCTGACGCGGAGCGCCACCGGAGCGCTCGCAGTCGAGGCCGTCCGGAGCGTTCGCGCAGATATCTGCGTTCTCGGGACCTGCGGGGTCGACGAGAAACTGACACTGAGGGCCGACGACATCGAGGATGCCTTTTTGAAGGCTGCGATGATCAAGGCGGCTGGGAGGACGCTTCTCCTAGCCTCACACGAAAAGCTCGGCCTCAATGCCACATACGAAGTCGCGCCAATCTCGACGATATCAACGCTTTATACCACAGCGACGAATGAGCCGATGATCTCGAGGATAAGAGAGGCTGGCGTCGAGGTTGTCGAGGTCGGCTCGAAATCGGACAATTTTAAGGGAGGAAAATAA
- a CDS encoding glycoside hydrolase family 3 N-terminal domain-containing protein, producing MSFTINQDAHAVLLPAFAGLDFDDVMAPFLENGGWSILIGETRAEYVARSMSEDRLRSETPENFAASLEKLERLRPGLIVAVDQELAGIERLKGIAPGLPRLGDALAMDREQLESRCFETAVAARALGVTLFLAPVADVVTGTNPWLENRTMGTNAIAVARLVEAFVAGVQRAGIASATKHFPGFNDLAGDPAVEDVVLETPLDEILGNAAPFRAAIGAGSRAVMVGPAVVRAIDLKEPACTSPAVISLLREEFGFKGLIVSDDLDAPATMRGRSLGETAIASLAAGADLLLVAGSADLASLSSAIVDAVKRGTLPGTRLAEAAHRVRGMGAA from the coding sequence ATGAGCTTTACAATCAATCAGGATGCCCATGCTGTTCTCCTGCCAGCATTCGCCGGCCTCGACTTCGACGATGTGATGGCGCCATTTCTTGAAAATGGCGGGTGGTCCATACTGATCGGAGAAACGCGGGCGGAGTATGTCGCCCGATCGATGTCCGAGGATCGGCTGCGATCCGAGACGCCTGAGAATTTCGCGGCAAGCCTTGAGAAGCTGGAAAGGCTGCGGCCTGGGCTGATTGTGGCGGTCGATCAGGAGTTGGCTGGAATCGAGCGGCTCAAGGGTATCGCACCGGGGTTGCCGCGTCTCGGCGACGCGCTGGCGATGGACAGAGAGCAGCTCGAAAGTCGCTGCTTCGAGACGGCTGTCGCCGCCCGAGCGCTCGGTGTTACACTCTTTCTCGCGCCGGTGGCAGATGTCGTGACCGGCACGAACCCGTGGCTGGAAAACCGGACCATGGGCACGAACGCGATTGCGGTCGCGCGTTTGGTAGAGGCCTTTGTGGCCGGTGTCCAACGCGCGGGCATTGCTTCAGCGACTAAGCATTTTCCAGGCTTTAACGATCTTGCAGGAGATCCCGCTGTAGAGGACGTTGTTCTTGAAACGCCGCTTGACGAAATCTTGGGTAACGCGGCACCGTTTCGAGCCGCGATCGGCGCCGGCTCAAGGGCCGTGATGGTCGGACCGGCGGTTGTTCGCGCGATCGATTTAAAAGAGCCCGCCTGCACGTCTCCTGCGGTCATCTCGTTGCTACGAGAAGAATTCGGTTTCAAAGGTCTGATCGTCAGCGACGACCTCGACGCTCCCGCAACCATGCGCGGTCGCTCACTTGGGGAAACAGCAATCGCGTCATTGGCCGCAGGCGCCGATCTTCTGCTCGTTGCAGGCAGCGCCGATCTTGCTAGTCTCTCTTCAGCGATAGTCGATGCTGTCAAACGCGGCACCCTCCCAGGGACGCGTCTGGCGGAAGCTGCGCATCGGGTCCGCGGGATGGGAGCGGCATGA
- a CDS encoding DeoR/GlpR family DNA-binding transcription regulator: MKVALSLSRREMIAMRLADGQNVVAASLAVEFDVSEDAIRRDLRLLAAEGQCRRVYGGALPIKEPAQPLSMRLEQDVDEKHRIARAAARTIEEGELVFLDSGSTNVALVDYLPTDRQIAVATNSIDVAFAVKVKAAHPLILVGGLVDYAIGGSVDAAAASFLENTIVDRSFVGGCSVSADYGIRVHDFGEAQFKRALIKSSRTSVVMATSGKFREHAPYRIGGAGDIDDLVIDETLVSSEGDALERAGYRIIRAD; this comes from the coding sequence ATGAAGGTCGCGCTTTCCCTGTCGCGTCGAGAGATGATCGCCATGCGATTGGCCGATGGGCAAAACGTTGTCGCCGCATCACTGGCGGTCGAATTTGATGTGTCTGAAGACGCAATCCGGCGCGATCTTCGCCTGCTGGCGGCAGAAGGCCAATGCAGACGGGTCTATGGCGGCGCACTTCCGATAAAGGAACCCGCTCAACCCCTCTCGATGCGGCTGGAACAGGACGTGGACGAGAAGCATAGAATTGCTCGCGCCGCAGCTCGGACGATTGAGGAAGGCGAACTCGTATTCCTGGATAGTGGCAGCACCAACGTCGCGCTGGTCGACTATCTTCCCACCGATCGACAGATCGCAGTGGCGACAAATTCGATCGACGTGGCTTTTGCCGTGAAGGTAAAGGCGGCGCATCCTCTGATCTTGGTGGGCGGACTGGTCGATTATGCGATAGGCGGCAGCGTCGATGCCGCGGCGGCCTCTTTTCTCGAAAACACCATCGTGGATCGGAGTTTTGTCGGAGGCTGCTCCGTCTCGGCCGATTATGGAATTCGGGTCCATGACTTTGGTGAAGCCCAGTTTAAAAGGGCCCTAATCAAGAGCAGTCGAACCAGCGTCGTGATGGCCACTTCGGGGAAATTCCGTGAACATGCTCCGTACAGGATCGGCGGCGCCGGAGACATCGATGATTTGGTCATCGACGAGACCCTCGTCTCCAGCGAAGGCGATGCCCTTGAGCGGGCGGGCTATCGGATCATCCGCGCCGACTAA
- a CDS encoding aspartate ammonia-lyase produces MEDAALVPEASSIRFEADSLGHVPVPASAYYGAQTARAIANFQISGIPIGHYPDLIRSLAYVKKAAASANFILGDLSEDKKDAILRACDEVAEGLFADQFVLDVFQGGAGTSTNMNMNEVIANRALEHLGLPRGRFDVIHPNNDVNLSQSTNDVYPTAIRLSLVLSTRKLLDALEYLSASFDRKAGEFGSILKLGRTQLQDAVPMTLGQEFMAFAVTLREDMSRLTEAVGLFHEVNLGGTAIGTGITADPRYASTAIAELAIIAGVPLRPASDFVEACWDTGAFVLFSGTLKRTAVKISKICNDLRLLSSGPRGGFGEITLPPMQPGSSIMPGKVNPVIPEMVNQVAFQVIGSDLVVTMAAEGGQLQLNAFEPVIVFNLLQSISLMTNAFYTLADKCVAGIVANEETCRHSLEAGTALATALTSLIGYEKAAELARQILSTGRTMRELLEEDSSLSASLIEQALEVKSLTQPIRLRRV; encoded by the coding sequence ATGGAAGACGCAGCACTGGTGCCTGAAGCATCGAGCATTCGCTTCGAGGCGGATTCACTCGGGCATGTCCCGGTCCCGGCTTCGGCCTATTATGGGGCTCAGACGGCGCGCGCGATCGCAAATTTTCAGATCTCCGGCATTCCGATCGGCCACTACCCCGACCTTATCCGATCTCTCGCCTATGTTAAGAAGGCAGCAGCCAGCGCCAACTTTATCCTTGGGGACCTGTCGGAAGACAAAAAGGACGCGATCCTCCGCGCGTGCGACGAGGTTGCCGAAGGGTTGTTTGCCGATCAGTTCGTCCTCGACGTCTTCCAGGGCGGCGCCGGCACATCCACCAACATGAATATGAATGAGGTGATCGCAAATCGCGCGCTCGAGCACCTTGGTCTGCCGCGCGGGCGATTTGACGTCATTCATCCAAACAACGATGTCAATTTGTCTCAGTCGACCAATGACGTTTATCCAACCGCGATCCGGTTGTCCCTCGTCCTTTCGACACGGAAATTGCTAGACGCGCTGGAATACCTTTCGGCCTCGTTTGACCGCAAGGCAGGGGAGTTCGGGAGCATCTTGAAGCTCGGCAGGACCCAACTTCAAGATGCCGTTCCTATGACGCTCGGCCAAGAATTCATGGCCTTTGCAGTGACCTTGCGTGAAGATATGTCACGGCTGACTGAGGCGGTTGGACTGTTTCACGAGGTCAACCTCGGCGGTACTGCAATCGGCACGGGGATCACCGCCGACCCCCGCTATGCTTCAACCGCGATCGCTGAGCTGGCAATTATCGCCGGTGTGCCTCTGAGGCCGGCCAGCGACTTTGTCGAAGCGTGTTGGGATACCGGTGCTTTCGTCCTGTTTTCCGGTACCTTGAAACGAACCGCCGTCAAGATATCGAAAATTTGCAATGACCTTCGGCTCCTGTCGAGCGGGCCTCGCGGCGGCTTTGGGGAAATCACGCTGCCGCCGATGCAGCCCGGCTCCTCGATCATGCCTGGCAAGGTCAACCCCGTCATCCCCGAAATGGTCAACCAGGTGGCTTTTCAGGTTATCGGCTCTGATCTCGTCGTCACCATGGCTGCGGAAGGTGGCCAGCTGCAGCTGAATGCCTTCGAGCCTGTTATCGTCTTCAATCTTCTTCAGTCGATATCATTGATGACGAACGCCTTTTACACATTGGCCGACAAATGCGTCGCCGGTATTGTCGCCAATGAGGAGACGTGCCGGCACAGTCTTGAAGCAGGTACGGCGCTTGCAACCGCGTTAACGTCGCTCATCGGTTACGAGAAGGCGGCAGAGCTCGCAAGGCAGATACTCTCCACCGGCAGGACCATGCGGGAATTGCTGGAGGAGGACAGCAGCCTCTCTGCGAGCCTTATCGAACAGGCTCTCGAGGTGAAGTCGTTGACGCAGCCTATCAGGCTTCGGCGGGTTTGA